The following are encoded in a window of candidate division WOR-3 bacterium genomic DNA:
- a CDS encoding ATP-grasp domain-containing protein has product MIVGLTFDIREEYLKQGYSQEETAELDSPVTIGSIQNAIKSAGHEVIQIGSVKNLIKAISKGYRWDIVFNISEGIRGQGREALVPALLDHYGIPYTFSCPLTMVTTLDKPTAKIIARNEGVPTPEYFVVSKGENIKKKAEKMKFPLFVKPAAEGSGKGISENSIVHSVVDLEKECSSLWRVFDQPLLVETFLHGREYTTALIENDDGIEIIGTAEVIYNENAEGEVYSLSNKEKYETRIRYEIVNGRKSEECAELSKAIWRAFSCRDCARVDFREDENGKVEFLEINPLPGLNPLRSDLPIIASLVDLGYNELILKILQSALKRLKKDKV; this is encoded by the coding sequence ATGATTGTTGGACTGACTTTTGACATCAGAGAAGAGTATCTCAAACAGGGTTATTCTCAGGAAGAGACCGCCGAGCTCGACAGCCCCGTGACAATCGGAAGCATTCAAAATGCAATTAAAAGCGCCGGGCACGAAGTAATACAAATAGGCAGCGTTAAAAATTTGATAAAAGCGATTTCAAAGGGATATAGATGGGATATTGTTTTTAACATTTCTGAAGGGATAAGGGGGCAGGGGAGAGAAGCTCTTGTTCCGGCGTTGCTCGATCATTATGGAATTCCATATACATTTTCGTGTCCTCTCACTATGGTGACTACTCTCGACAAACCCACTGCAAAGATAATCGCCCGAAACGAGGGTGTCCCGACCCCTGAATATTTTGTAGTCTCAAAAGGTGAGAACATCAAAAAAAAAGCCGAAAAAATGAAGTTTCCTCTTTTTGTCAAACCCGCCGCGGAGGGATCGGGTAAAGGAATTTCGGAAAACTCAATTGTCCATTCGGTAGTTGATTTGGAAAAGGAATGCTCGAGTTTATGGAGAGTGTTTGACCAACCGCTTCTCGTCGAGACTTTTCTTCATGGAAGGGAATACACAACTGCGTTGATTGAAAATGATGATGGAATAGAGATTATCGGCACCGCAGAGGTGATATACAATGAAAACGCCGAAGGTGAAGTTTATTCCCTTTCCAACAAGGAGAAATACGAAACGAGGATCAGATATGAAATAGTAAACGGCAGGAAGTCTGAAGAATGCGCTGAACTGTCAAAAGCGATCTGGAGAGCCTTTTCCTGCAGAGATTGCGCCCGAGTAGACTTCAGGGAAGACGAAAACGGGAAAGTTGAATTTTTGGAGATAAATCCTTTGCCGGGTTTAAACCCGCTTAGATCGGACTTGCCGATTATTGCAAGCCTGGTAGATTTGGGATATAATGAATTGATATTGAAAATACTGCAAAGCGCGTTGAAAAGATTAAAAAAGGACAAGGTATGA